The DNA segment GCAGCACGTCCCGGGTGATGGCGTCCAGCGCCGCGAACGGCTCGTCCATCAGCAGCAGGCTGCTCTCCTGGGCCAGCGCGCGGGCCAGTGCCACACGCTGGCGCATCCCGCCCGACAGCTCGTGGACGCGCTTGCCGTGGGCGCCCTGCAGCCGGACGAGTTCGAGCAGTTCCTCGGCCCTGGCGCGCCGCGCCGGCTTGGGAACTCCGCGCAGTTTCAGGGCGAGTTCGATGTTCTTGCCCGCGGTCAGCCACGGGAACAGCGCGTGCTCCTGGAACATCAGCGCGGGCCGGCCGTCCGTGCTGATGGACCCGGAGGTGGGCCGGTCCAGTCCCGCCACCAGGTTCAGCAGCGTGGACTTGCCGCAGCCCGACGCTCCCAGGAGCGTGACGAACTCGCCGGGCGCGACATCGAGACTGATGCCGTCCAGGACGAGCTGCCGGCCGTCCGGGCCCGCGAAGGACTTCGAGACGTCGTCGAGGCGTGCGGCGTACCCGACCGACTGGTCGGCTTTGGCGAGGGTCGTGGCCATGGTCGTCACCTCCTGGGAGATCGGCGGGGCGGGGCGTCAGTCGGTACCGAGACCGGCGGCGTCGACGGTGCCGGCGCCCTGGCCCCTCAGGACCTTGTTGAGGATCGTCAGGTCGTAGATCCCCTTCAGGTCCGGCTTGTCCAGCAGGCCGGCCTTGACCGCGTGCTCGGCCTCGGCGTCCAGGGTGGCGGCCAGCGGGTCGTCGGTGACCTGGATGGACTTCCACGCAGGGTCCAGGACGGCCGCGGGCAGCGCCTTGCCGGAGTCCGTCTCCAGCTGCTCGTTCGTCGCCGCCTTGGCCGCGTCGGGGTTGGCCTTGATCCACTTGTTGGTCTCGACGGAGGCCTTCAGCACCGCCTCGACGGCCTTGGGGTGTGCCTTGAGGAACTTCTGCGACACGATGATGTTCGTGATCACGAACTTCTTGTCCGGCCACAGCGACGACTCGTCGAGCAGCACCTTGCCGCCCTCGGCGACCAGCTTGGACGCGGTCGGCTCCGGCACCCACGCGCCGTCTATGGAGCCGGACTTGAAGGCGTCCGGGGTCACCTTGTTGTCGCTGCGGACGACCGTGACGTCACCCTTGCCGCTCTGCGCGTCGACCTTCCAGCCCTGATCCGCGGCCCAGTTGAGGAACGCCACGTCCTGCGTGTTGCCCAGCTGAGGCGTGGCGATCTTCCTGCCCTTGACGTCCTTCAGGGACTTGATCTTCTTCGGGTCGACGACGAGCTTCACACCGCCGGACGCCGAACCCCCGATGATCCTCAGGTCCGTGCCGCCCGACTTGGTGTAGCCGTTGATCGCCGGGGACGGGCCTAT comes from the Streptomyces sp. NBC_00820 genome and includes:
- a CDS encoding ABC transporter ATP-binding protein — its product is MATTLAKADQSVGYAARLDDVSKSFAGPDGRQLVLDGISLDVAPGEFVTLLGASGCGKSTLLNLVAGLDRPTSGSISTDGRPALMFQEHALFPWLTAGKNIELALKLRGVPKPARRARAEELLELVRLQGAHGKRVHELSGGMRQRVALARALAQESSLLLMDEPFAALDAITRDVLHDELTRIWKETGLSVLFVTHNVREAVRLAQRVVLLSSRPGRVAREWAVDIPQPRRIEDAPVAELSLEITEVLRGEIRRHGQH
- a CDS encoding aliphatic sulfonate ABC transporter substrate-binding protein, whose protein sequence is MPATSSKLFRRGVTAIAALPLLALASCGYGSEAKDDGANQKVAAGSKKIDGLDSVKIGYFGNLTHATALVGRRQGVFQKQLGATKAEYATFNAGPSEIEALNSGSIDIGWIGPSPAINGYTKSGGTDLRIIGGSASGGVKLVVDPKKIKSLKDVKGRKIATPQLGNTQDVAFLNWAADQGWKVDAQSGKGDVTVVRSDNKVTPDAFKSGSIDGAWVPEPTASKLVAEGGKVLLDESSLWPDKKFVITNIIVSQKFLKAHPKAVEAVLKASVETNKWIKANPDAAKAATNEQLETDSGKALPAAVLDPAWKSIQVTDDPLAATLDAEAEHAVKAGLLDKPDLKGIYDLTILNKVLRGQGAGTVDAAGLGTD